The Cryptomeria japonica chromosome 2, Sugi_1.0, whole genome shotgun sequence region atccagtcaatcttccccatgtccttgagtgcattgttcatggcatgcacacaacatggggtccaccaaatgtgtctataggctgcctcaacgagtctccctgctgctctacacacataggctgcatctgtcactacttggaccacattttgtggcccaacctcctcaatagcctccctgaggacctgaaactggaaatcagcatctttacgatgccctgtacaatcaactgctctaaggaagtatgggccctctgcacatgtgaccatgacgttgatgagtggacgatggctaatgttcgtccacccatccataactatgctgcaccccgatgccacccaacatgccttcatcttctccatcaaaatattgatcttggaatagcttttatccaagatcgaggtcctcattttcgtctcccctggtggcacataagatggtcctcccttggccaccatatctatcatcttcctataataaggagaccgtgaaacatgaaatggaatgccattggcaaagaagaaattgccaatggattcatctatctcatctctcagctgcacattaaacatatcagcaatggggttgctctgtggtgtatgcaacttacgtttcccagccctggcagcagtagaagtggaagtagatggagatccaaacatcattcctcccgcctgcgaagcatgataagtatgtggcactggcacattctggctgtcgtgaagtgatgccctagcagacaaagtagtaggcattgaaatatttgtgtcatctggaaccccccaaagcctgttaaactcaattctgtaatgtatatttttgggttcctccaaaaacttacaatgtttcacgccttttcctctccaaaatagaaagtgtgcattcaccctgctaatgctaccgaaccattctctgtcacaaatattgcacttccacttccttgttcccccacttgaatgtgatgcagtgccttgtactgatatttgtgaagcaaactgttttagaggagacttaggatcaaaatgacccctagcatatggtgccaacaactctgaagggcaacctgtactagctgctgcacttgccatagaactagattgggcttcaggatcagccccatggtcacccccctcattttcaggttcaaattctgaatcattctcactatgagaatggatttccatgttatcttcactcgtgccttgggagctcattgtgaaattttcaaattgacactgcatttcacaaaataaaaataaaaataaaaataaaatcagccttgtttaacaatatattttaaaatttttttcctattcatctcaaaatgagatttgatgttgaatcttgagggcaaaatgatgaatcattttgccctcaagattcaacatcaaatctcattttgagtcttaagatgaatagggaaaaaaaattaaaaaaaccaaaaatgacatagaacaatgaaaatcagaaactaaaacaaaaaaaaaacaagaagttgaaaaaccctaccttgtgcttgaaaaatctctccaaaatgtagaagaatcttcttcttcctcttcttcttgcttcttctagctcctatcacgcttgtagtcacttttctcaccccttcaatcaatcttcttcaagctGTTCCTCCTCTTCAagctgctggaaaaaaaatcagttttgcataatgagagtgaaatccaaactaaatatgtttttgtgttgttttggggggtagggtggggcccacgtccaattagggttaccccttaaccccccccaaAAAGCACATGtcataaaaaacttaaaaaaaaaataaaaaatgcgctTTATTCGCGTGGGAACGCGGGAGATGCCTGGGCGTCcccccgtccctcgagagacgcCTGGACGTCTCTTGAGGGACAGGGAGATGCCCAGGCGTCTCCcacggagacgcccagacgtcccccaagagacgcccagacgtctccgcgTCGGGGACGTCTCCCCGTCCCGGCGgagtttgggtggcggtggcgggacggcgggggacgtcgcgtccccgtccccgcgtccccgagacgtctctgatggggggacgcgcccaaaaatgggggggacgcgtccccgtggttcaCTGGGTATTTGGTTCAATAGGAATTCTAGAGAAGTCCTTCAAATCCAAATTTGTACATCAAAAGCATCTAGGCATTGAAATCATCGTACAAGTAATTTATGTGGATCAGATTGTCATTATAGGTAGTGAGGCTCATTTGATCGAACAAATCAAATGTAATTTGAATAAAGCTTTTGACATGGCTGACTTAGTCCTCCTATGTTATGGCCTAGGTGTAGAAGTTTGGAAAATAGGTGGTGGTATTTTTGTTTCTCGATCGAAATATGCTACGAGTTTGCTAGACAAGTTCAGAATGACAGATTGCAAATCTcgtctacacctatggagaaagggctaaAGCTTTTAGCTAAATCAGACTCAAAAGTAATCAATGCGTCAACAATCATGCAACTAGTGGGCAACCTTATCCATCTTAGAGCCACTAGACTTGTTTTGAGCTATGATGTGAGTTACATTCCTAGATTGATAACAACACCAAAGGCAAAATATTGGGCTGCAGCAAAGTGGGTGTTGAGATATGTGAAAGGGACACTCGTTTTGACATTTTGTACAATAGAAGCACATATCCTAGGTTGGTTGGGTTAAAAAATTCAGATTGGATAGGTTTTGTTGGTGACAAAAAATTCAGTTCTAGATTATGTTTTCAGTCTTGGTACAGGTGTAggcacatggactagtaagaagcaacaAGCATTTACTCTTTCCTTGACAAAAAAAGAGTGTTAGGGAATAGTCAAAACAACATGTGAGACAGTATGGCTTTGAAGGATGCTTTCAGAGGTTGAAATGTCTCAAGCAGGGCCTTCTCCCTTGTTTTGTGACAATCAATGGGTGCTAAAGCTTGCCAAGAATCCAATATTCCATGAGCATACCAAACATGTCGACCTTCAGTGTCACTTCATATGGAAACTTGTAGAAGATCAATGTTTCCATTAGAAGGGTAGTTACAAAGGGTTGGAGAAGTTTAGTCCAGTACAAAAGAAGAGCTAGAAGATAGGAAGAGCATGAGATTGAGAATTTTCTCATAAGTATTGTAATCAGGAAGCTGCATGCTTGTTTGTACCTGTTCATCGTTGTAATTCAAGTTTGAAGTCGATTTTTGATTGTAAATCCTAGCAGCAGAATGTATTAGTGTATTTTGAGATCGTGAAACAATAGAGTATTGCTGTATATAGTtattgtatgatgttaaaataGCGAGTTTATGAATTCTGCTATGTGGATTTTGTGAGTGATTTGTGTAAGGCTGCTGttgccaattgacactcatctggtgatttccgatttttgatttatggtttagggttgtcattgatggcaacacttcttGGAGATTCGATAGGGTGGTCATGATTTCTCTTATTCGGAAGCAGGACTTAATTAGTAATTCAGGGCTATCTCAGTGATGCTTTGGTCCGGAAAGATTTCCGGTGATTGCGGCGAtcttggtgattgattttgtgatcttggtgaatgggaagatccttaggaagcgtgtgattatactcttttgatctggtgctatgttttgttagagattgaagccgacttgaagctacacgttaaACTTTTGATAgccgacttggaggagattatttttgataagaccggatatataagaccaaATTGTTGATTGGTTTTCGGTGTATTGCTGTTGTGGTGATctgttttggtgcgattgagcgcagtttcacgtgcgcatttgaTTCACAAATAATCCGATAGTTGACTGATACAGAAACAAAGTATTTGCAGAGTGAGTACAGTCAGAGATctagtgcttaaccagaactcattcttgcattatcagatgctatttcagagttctttAAATTGTCTTTcctcattataatcaaattgtaagtcaatgtgacttgcctgaaggttgtagccttccgggtcattgtaattgagtagtgagcctgaatgcaagtgcattccccatctatgtaatatttatgtactcctagccatagtatatgaatattgtgggttccaaccccatcgtggtttttccctttctgggttttcactTAAAAATTccggtgttgtggatctgtggtttatttattgcttgtttatgttctttattgTTATACATTGCTAACCgttggataaagaataagtttgtgaatttgattttcgGCAGATTACTGATTCAtcactgattcacccgccctctcagtgatccttgattccaacaattagtatcagagcctagttcctttgaagaagcttaactgcttgaggaagatccgagagattgattcaatggattttggttttcagtgacaacttagtgtggcacttgaggatcttgatgcagctagaaatgagatctgtacTTTGAAGAACTTGAATGctgctgatgatttcattaatgacttgaaggatcaagcaaATGTCTCTagggaaaagaggaaggaattgatggacaagttgaaggagaaagaagatcagatcatggaataccaggacaaagctgatgaagttaacaagcttgagagagagaatgctgctttgaagaatgagatgcaatccattgtgatgaggctgattaaggaaattgaggaccgaaagaagaatgaagaaaatcttacacaatcattgaaggaaagagttgttgagtgcttcaggcttacctatgagattGATCAGTTGAAGCTTTAGTTGAcataatcaaggaataatggtcaagaacttgaaagacagattgctacattgagggatgaacttgctactgccaatgagtacaaggacaaattcaaagctagctcagcaaggcttgatgagatgctagaaagttagagacatggtaAGGACATgcgaggcctaggatttgagaaaggtgaatcctccggatttggacaaggcaatgcaaaacttgATCAAAAGAAGATCGAGAATTCtctggtaagacagcctaatgctcataaattcaatggtagatgctttacttgcaataagtttggtcatacgGCAAGTCAGTGCAGAAGtcggatgaataatggaatgagaAACAcaaataatgttcctacctttaccggtcagtgtttcatatgcaatgattttggacacaagtcaaatatgtgcagagcagtagtgaataacttccaaaacaaaagatgctatgcttgtggaatgtttggacatgtttctaatcagtgtaggacaagaccaaatcagatgaatttcagacctatgcaaaataatgttgtttgcagagcatgcaataaaaccggtcacattgcaaagtactgtagaAGAAAGAACAGTGctccggtagacaagaacaaatcagatgaaaagggaaaggcaaatgTTGAAGAGATCAtagatcagcataagaagatgtgggtaaagaaagatgaacctaGTGGATTTGTACCTAAATTCGGTGCAAAACCCTCATCCGCTAACTAGGGCTTTTGGCattagggggaggcaaattcatGCAAATCTTGCAATACCCCTTGATGGGATATGTAGTCGATGGATTACAGATGGCAGGAATTGAATTTTAGTTGATATCCGGGATTTAGACGGCTGATTTCGGCATCCGGTTGGATATctaaggtgcatttatttcaaagtaaaattagggtttgcaaagttaaaagggcaaATAAGAGAGTTATTCTTCACTTTGCGAATAGTGTTTTCAAGTTGCAGAACAAGGCAATCAAGACTTCTAGGCGATCAGAGAGCTAGAAGCAATTCGACAAGTGAACTAGGGCATTCGACAGTCAGTTGAGGTATTTCTCAAAGAGCATATCGAGTTTGAATTTCTGAAAATATAAAATGGcatcctcttcttccattgctACACCATTGGTTGTTGAAGTCAAATATAGAACTCGTCCTGTATTTAAGAAGCATCCTTACAAATCCATGGAGGTCGACCTGGTTGGAGCTTTCTCTTCCGTTCCACACGTAGTTCTGCATGTTGATGATATACGGGTGTATATTCACTGTGAGATTGAAGAAACCGGCACTGAAGACATTTTGGATCTCTATACCGACAGTATCATGGACGAAATCGGTAACCCTAAGCCGAAATTTATGCAAttgcagagaaagggtttcacaTAGTTCGTGAATTTtctgtcatttgatgaaaaggaatgGGTGAGATATGTGTTGAG contains the following coding sequences:
- the LOC131870218 gene encoding uncharacterized protein LOC131870218, which translates into the protein MSSQGTSEDNMEIHSHSENDSEFEPENEGGDHGADPEAQSSSMASAAASTGCPSELLAPYARGHFDPKSPLKQFASQISVQGTASHSSGGTRKWKCNICDREWFGSISRVNAHFLFWRGKGVKHCKFLEEPKNIHYRIEFNRLWGVPDDTNISMPTTLSARASLHDSQNVPVPHTYHASQAGGMMFGSPSTSTSTAARAGKRKLHTPQSNPIADMFNVQLRDEIDESIGNFFFANGIPFHVSRSPYYRKMIDMVAKGGPSYVPPGETKMRTSILDKSYSKINILMEKMKACWVASGCSIVMDGWTNISHRPLINVMVTCAEGPYFLRAVDCTGHRKDADFQFQVLREAIEEVGPQNVVQVVTDAAYVCRAAGRLVEAAYRHIWWTPCCVHAMNNALKDMGKIDWIRGVVTDARDVQMFICNHHISHALFRTFAKKEFLKPVETRYASYFILLERMIELQEALQLMVMTNEWNRWAEAKTEQGRRVKEIVKSDVFWTDAKYIVSIISPVFQVIRYGDGDAPNLGEVYECIDSMLGQMRAAVRVKDPSLAFYNEQIRPIIQSRWDKLNTPLHMAAFALNPKWYKARPGRTTPIEDDEVKAGFFRCIEKMFDSRDAGTMRTEWGRFATLRGYSDAAKMDIDIMAQEDPLLWWKCHGPKSLTTTLAIRLLSQVSSSSAAERN